The Candidatus Micropelagos thuwalensis genome has a window encoding:
- the nuoH gene encoding NADH-quinone oxidoreductase subunit NuoH: MDNASLSFFQAYVMPFMLITAHSLAIMIALLLALAFFMYADRKVWAAVQLRRGPNVVGPFGLLQSFADILKYLFKEVVVPTTANKGVFLLAPFLTMFLALSAWAVIPFDEGWAVADINLGILYVLAISSLGVYGVIMGGWASNSKYPFLGALRSAAQMVSYEVSIGLVIITVLLCVGSLNLTDIVLAQNNIWFCVPLFPMFVVFFISALAETNRPPFDLPEAESELVAGFMVEYSSTPYVVFMIGELANIVLMCAMTTILFLGGWLPPIDVAPFNMVPGVIWFTLKLCLMFFMFAMVKAMVPRYRYDQLMRLGWKIFLPFSLIWVVLTAGVLQYFQLAP; this comes from the coding sequence ATGGATAATGCAAGCCTCAGTTTTTTTCAGGCCTATGTGATGCCTTTTATGCTTATAACAGCGCATAGTTTGGCGATTATGATTGCTTTGTTGCTGGCACTGGCATTTTTTATGTATGCGGATCGGAAAGTCTGGGCCGCTGTACAGCTACGTCGTGGGCCTAATGTTGTTGGCCCTTTCGGGTTATTGCAAAGTTTTGCGGATATTCTGAAATACCTGTTCAAGGAGGTGGTTGTCCCAACCACGGCGAATAAAGGTGTATTCCTGCTCGCACCATTCTTGACTATGTTCCTCGCGCTGAGTGCTTGGGCGGTTATTCCCTTTGATGAGGGCTGGGCAGTCGCTGATATTAACCTTGGTATACTTTATGTTCTCGCCATTTCATCGCTTGGAGTTTATGGCGTGATTATGGGTGGTTGGGCTTCTAATTCGAAATATCCGTTCCTCGGTGCGCTTCGCTCTGCCGCACAAATGGTATCTTATGAAGTCTCTATCGGTCTTGTAATTATCACCGTGCTGTTATGTGTTGGGTCGCTGAATCTAACGGATATTGTTCTGGCACAGAATAATATTTGGTTTTGCGTACCGTTATTCCCGATGTTTGTTGTCTTTTTCATCTCGGCGTTGGCTGAAACCAATCGCCCGCCATTTGATTTGCCTGAAGCGGAGTCCGAACTGGTTGCCGGTTTCATGGTTGAATACAGTTCAACGCCTTATGTGGTCTTTATGATTGGTGAACTGGCAAATATTGTTTTGATGTGTGCCATGACCACGATTTTATTTCTGGGTGGCTGGTTGCCGCCCATAGATGTTGCGCCCTTTAATATGGTGCCCGGCGTCATTTGGTTCACCCTGAAATTATGTTTGATGTTTTTCATGTTTGCCATGGTCAAAGCAATGGTTCCGCGCTATCGCTATGACCAGCTTATGCGTTTGGGCTGGAAGATATTCCTGCCATTCTCATTAATTTGGGTTGTTTTGACTGCTGGTGTTCTTCAGTACTTCCAATTAGCACCATAA
- the nuoI gene encoding NADH-quinone oxidoreductase subunit NuoI produces MAWLDRTARGLFLTEFISAFMLAMRYFFSPKMTVNYPYEKGPLSPRFRGEHALRRYPNGEERCIACKLCEAVCPAQAITIEAGPRNNDGTRRTVRYDIDMVKCIYCGFCQEACPVDAIVEGPNFEFATETREELLYDKEKLLANGDRWEVEIAQNLKLDAPYR; encoded by the coding sequence ATGGCTTGGCTTGATCGCACTGCAAGAGGTCTCTTTCTCACAGAATTTATTTCAGCATTCATGCTGGCTATGCGTTATTTTTTCAGTCCAAAAATGACAGTTAATTACCCTTATGAAAAAGGCCCGCTTAGCCCGCGCTTTAGAGGGGAGCATGCGCTTCGCCGCTACCCTAATGGTGAGGAAAGATGTATTGCATGTAAATTGTGTGAAGCTGTCTGTCCTGCTCAGGCCATCACAATTGAAGCTGGCCCACGCAATAATGACGGCACTCGTCGTACCGTTCGCTATGACATTGACATGGTGAAGTGTATTTATTGCGGTTTCTGTCAGGAAGCCTGTCCGGTTGATGCGATTGTAGAGGGGCCGAATTTTGAATTTGCCACTGAAACCAGAGAAGAGCTTCTTTATGATAAAGAGAAGCTTTTGGCGAATGGTGACCGTTGGGAGGTTGAAATTGCCCAGAACCTTAAACTGGATGCCCCTTACAGATAA
- a CDS encoding NADH-quinone oxidoreductase subunit J, whose product MTLSSFAFYMFATVTVASALMVISARNPVHSVLFLILTFFNSAGIFLLLGAEFLALLLVIVYVGAVAVLFLFVVMMLDIDFVELNEGFLQYLPVGALVGLVLLTELIMVLGGSAMAPDMIAGGPKATTDEMTNAEALGLVLYTDYVFFFQTAGAILLVAMVGAIVLTLQKRDNPKRQSVAAQNARRRDESVEVVKVKPGQGL is encoded by the coding sequence ATGACACTTTCCAGCTTTGCTTTTTACATGTTTGCCACCGTTACTGTTGCTTCCGCGCTCATGGTTATTTCGGCGCGTAATCCGGTACACTCGGTGCTGTTTCTTATCCTGACCTTCTTTAACTCGGCAGGGATATTTCTATTGTTAGGGGCAGAGTTCCTGGCCTTGTTGCTGGTCATTGTTTATGTCGGCGCAGTTGCGGTGCTGTTTTTGTTTGTTGTGATGATGCTGGATATTGATTTTGTCGAACTCAATGAAGGCTTTTTGCAATATTTACCAGTCGGGGCGCTTGTTGGGCTGGTTCTACTCACTGAATTGATTATGGTGCTGGGCGGGTCAGCCATGGCACCGGATATGATTGCTGGTGGACCTAAGGCGACGACTGATGAGATGACAAATGCCGAAGCGCTGGGGCTGGTGCTTTACACGGATTATGTTTTCTTTTTTCAAACTGCTGGGGCCATTCTACTCGTCGCCATGGTTGGTGCGATTGTTCTGACCTTACAAAAACGTGATAACCCAAAACGTCAATCCGTTGCGGCGCAGAATGCCCGTCGTCGGGATGAAAGCGTCGAGGTTGTAAAAGTTAAACCTGGTCAGGGTTTATAA
- the nuoK gene encoding NADH-quinone oxidoreductase subunit NuoK: protein MEFNTAIGLGNYLTLAAILFTIGIFGIFLNRKNIIIILMSIELMLLAVNINLVAFSSFLGDIVGQVFALLVLTVAAGEAAIGLAILVVYFRNRGGIEVEDVSQMKG, encoded by the coding sequence ATGGAATTTAACACTGCCATCGGTCTTGGTAATTATCTGACCCTTGCGGCCATATTATTCACCATAGGAATATTTGGGATTTTCCTTAATCGGAAAAACATCATCATCATTTTGATGTCTATCGAATTAATGTTGCTTGCCGTTAATATCAATTTAGTTGCTTTCTCCTCTTTTCTGGGAGATATCGTCGGGCAAGTCTTTGCGCTTCTTGTCTTAACAGTTGCTGCTGGGGAGGCGGCGATTGGTCTCGCCATTCTGGTTGTTTATTTCCGCAATCGCGGCGGCATCGAAGTTGAAGATGTCAGCCAGATGAAAGGTTAA